From Methylocystis sp. ATCC 49242, one genomic window encodes:
- a CDS encoding septal ring lytic transglycosylase RlpA family protein, producing the protein MENVLLKKLVIGSVALLALTVSADAAWVGKASYYNLGGRTASGGHVGAFTAAHRTLPFGSHVRVTNLRNNRSVIVTVNDRGPFTGGRVIDVSAHAADSLGFRSAGVAMVRVEPVSGQ; encoded by the coding sequence ATGGAGAATGTGCTGTTGAAGAAATTGGTGATTGGATCTGTCGCGCTGCTGGCGCTCACTGTCAGCGCCGACGCCGCCTGGGTTGGCAAGGCGTCCTACTATAATCTTGGCGGACGAACCGCGAGCGGCGGCCATGTCGGCGCCTTCACGGCCGCCCATCGCACCCTGCCATTCGGCTCTCATGTGCGCGTGACCAATCTGCGGAACAATCGTTCGGTCATCGTCACTGTCAATGATCGCGGGCCCTTCACCGGCGGCCGCGTGATCGACGTCTCCGCCCATGCGGCGGACAGCCTGGGCTTCCGCTCGGCCGGCGTGGCGATGGTCAGGGTAGAGCCCGTCTCCGGTCAATAA